Proteins encoded in a region of the Pelmatolapia mariae isolate MD_Pm_ZW linkage group LG16_19, Pm_UMD_F_2, whole genome shotgun sequence genome:
- the ddx18 gene encoding ATP-dependent RNA helicase DDX18 — protein sequence MADLQMKLLRKKIQKRNEKDRERKLQKKKRKDEVTGEEEEEGEDVNLTVSSNGLQEEEEEVPREPKKKQKKKKNQEEEEGPVEGTSTEETQMKKKAKRKQLAEGAEPPAVKKSKTAKEEEEKGEEDTEEAEVADDNGDAAADKPQEEEEEDEPELPCGLTGAFEDTSFASLASIVSENTLKGVKGMGFEHMTEIQHKSIRPLLEGRDVLAAAKTGSGKTLAFLIPCIELIYKLKFMPRNGTGVIILSPTRELAMQTYGVLKELMTHHVHTYGLIMGGSNRSAEAQKLANGVNIVVATPGRLLDHLQNTSGFMYKNLQCLIIDEADRILEVGFEEELKQIIKLLPKRRQTMLFSATQTRKVEDLARISLKKEPLYVGVDDNKDKATVDGLEQGYVVCPSEKRFLLLFTFLKKNRKKKLMVFFSSCMSVKFHYELLNYIDLPVMAIHGKQKQTKRTTTFFQFCNADSGILLCTDVAARGLDIPEVDWIVQYDPPDDPKEYIHRVGRTARGIDGRGHALLILRPEELGFLRFLKQAKVPLSEFEFSWSKISDIQSQLEKLIEKNYYLHKSAQEAYKSYVRAYDSHSLKQIYNINTLNLPMVALSFGFKVPPYVDLNVHSSKGAKLQKRGGGGGFGYQKSKNVQKSKIFKHVNKGKSDRRQFSR from the exons ATGGCGGACCTCCAGATGAAGCTTCTCCGAAAGAAGATCCAGAAGCGAAACGAGAAGGACAGAGAGCGCAAATTGCAGAAGAAGAAGCGGAAAGACGAAGtaacaggagaagaagaagaagaaggagaagatg TGAATCTGACGGTGAGCTCAAACGGCctccaggaggaggaggaggaggtaccCAGAGAGCcaaagaagaaacagaagaagaagaagaatcaggaggaggaagagggaccAGTGGAAGGGACCAGCACAGAGGAAACTCAGATGAAGAAGAAAGCGAAAAGGAAGCAACTGGCTGAGGGTGCTGAACCTCCAG CCGTGAAAAAGAGCAAAactgcaaaagaagaagaagaaaagggggAGGAGGACACGGAGGAGGCAGAAGTAGCAGATGACAATGGAGATGCAGCTGCTGACAAACcacaagaggaggaggaggaagatgagccTGAGCTGCCGTGTGGACTCACAG GGGCgttcgaggacacatccttTGCCTCTCTCGCCAGTATAGTTAGCGAGAACACGCTGAAGGGAGTGAAGGGCATGGGCTTCGAGCACATGACCGAGATCCAGCACAAAAGCATCCGCCCTCTGCTGGAGGGAAG GGATGTCCTGGCTGCGGCAAAGACGGGCAGCGGTAAAACTCTGGCCTTCCTCATTCCGTGCATCGAGCTCATCTACAAACTCAAGTTCATGCCCAGGAATG GCACCGGCGTCATCATCCTGTCTCCTACACGCGAGCTGGCCATGCAGACCTACGGCGTGCTGAAAGAGCTGATGACGCACCACGTGCACACTTACGGTCTGATCATGGGAGGGAGCAACCGCTCAGCCGAGGCCCAGAAGCTCGCCAACGGCGTCAACATCGTGGTGGCCACACCCGGACGCCTGCTGGACCACCTGCAG AACACGTCCGGCTTCATGTACAAGAACCTGCAGTGTCTGATTATCGACGAAGCCGACCGGATCCTGGAGGTGGGCTTCGAGGAGGAGCTGAAGCAGATCATCAAACTGCTGCCGA AGCGGAGGCAGACGATGCTGTTTTCAGCCACTCAGACAAGGAAGGTGGAGGACTTGGCTCGCATCTCCCTGAAAAAGGAGCCCCTGTATGTCGGGGTGGACGACAACAAAGACAAGGCCACAGTCGACGGCCTCGAGCAG GGCTATGTGGTGTGTCCATCAGAGAAACGCTTCCTGCTGCTTTTCACCTTCCTGAAGAAGAACCGCAAGAAGAAGCTGATGGTCTTCTTCTCTTCCTGCATGTCTGTGAAATTCCACTATGAACTACTGAACTACATCGACCTGCCCGTCATGGCCATCCAC GGCAAACAAAAGCAGACCAAACGTACCACCACCTTCTTCCAGTTCTGCAACGCTGACTCTGGCATCCTGCTGTGCACAGACGTGGCAGCTCGAGGGCTGGACATCCCCGAGGTGGACTGGATCGTGCAGTACGACCCTCCAGATGACCCCAAG GAGTACATCCACAGGGTGGGCCGAACCGCCAGAGGTATCGATGGCCGAGGCCACGCGCTCCTCATCCTGCGGCCAGAAGAACTCGGCTTCCTGCGGTTCCTCAAACAGGCCAAG GTCCCACTGAGTGAGTTTGAATTTTCCTGGAGTAAAATCTCCGACATCCAGTCTCAG CTGGAGAAACTGATCGAAAAGAACTACTACCTCCACAAGTCCGCTCAGGAGGCCTACAAGTCCTACGTGAGGGCTTACGATTCCCACTCGCTCAAACAGATCTATAACATCAACACCCTGAACCTCCCTATGGTGGCGCTCTCATTTGGATTCAAAGTTCCTCCATATGTTGATCTCA ACGTGCACAGCAGTAAAGGAGCGAAGCTGCAGAAGCGAGGTGGCGGCGGTGGTTTTGGATACCAGAAGTCCAAAAACGTGCAGAAATCGAAAATCTTCAAACACGTGAATAAAGGAAAGAGCGACCGGAGGCAGTTCTCCCGCTGA